A stretch of DNA from Methylobacterium sp. CB376:
TGAGGCAAGGACCGCAGCGCCCCGCCAGTGAGCCTAGGACCGCAGCGCCCCGCAAACGTCGGCGCAAGCACTCGCAACACGTTTTCCGGAAGTGATCTTCCGGAAGACGTGTGACACGCCCGCGCGGCGCTTGAGCGAAGCCGACATCCGCATGGCCGAAATGGGAGATGGCGAAGCCATCAATCGGATGTCGTGTAAGCCGTGCCAATCCGCCCCGATCACCGCGGCCTCTACCGGATCGACTGGCCGCAACTCGCGGCCGTGATCCGCTCGCCGCGCGAGGCCGTGCCATTCGCATAAGGGCGAGCATGGGACGAGAAGAGCCCGCCACGGCGGGGACCGGGCGGGCTAAGACGTTCATAGGCGCCCATTGATCTGTCGCCCCAAGGATCTGTCGCCCCAAGGATCTGTCGCCCCAAGTTGGACTTGGTCCTCTCAGGCCAGCGTGATCGCGCCGAGAGGATCAACCCTGGCGGCCTTTGATGAGGCGCGGACGGTCAGCGGTAGATTAAAACGGGCAATTTGGAGTGCGTGAGAACCTTCATGGTCTCGCTGCCAATAACGAGGGCAGAAAAGCCACGACGGCCATGCGAGGCCATGGCGATGAGGTCACAGCCGCGGGCCTCGGCGGTTTCGATGATGGCCTCATACGGTTGCCGGTCCTCGACTTTCACGACCTCGCAAGAGACACCGACCCGCTTGGCTTCCTGCTCGGCCTCTGTGAGACGACGATCGGCGTCGGCATGTGCATGGCGCGTGAACTCATCCACGTATGGGTTTGAGGCCCCCAAAGGCAATGCCGGGAACCGCGCGACTACCGTGAGCACCGTCACCTTTGCACCGACAGTCTTGGCGAGCGACACGGCGTTCTTTACGGCCGAGGCGGAAATCGACGTCCCGTCAGTCGGGACAAGGATGTGCTGGTACATCGGGATCTCTCCCAGCATTCCGCGAGTCACCCTCGCGCGGTCGTTCGGGGCCGACCCGTAGGGCCCGTTCCGGCTTATAGCAGTAGGGACGACTGAGTTGTAGAGTTGAGCTTCCTGGGCCGTTTCTGAGGCTTCAGGGGGCCTTTCGAGCCTCGATCAGGGCGGACAGCTCCACCCATTCGCATAAGTCTGAGTACGGGACGAGGACGCGCCTCACGAGAAGAGTCCGGCACGGTTGGGAGGGACCGAGCAAGCTAAAGCAATGGCCGAGTCCCGATGGATCAAGCGGCGCACATAGGAAACATAAATAGTGGGACGGCGGTGCCCATCTCCGGGGTAGCGACGAAGCAAGGGAGATGACAATGCAGTATCTGAAACTTGCAGGATTATCTATCGTCGCGGCGCTCGTGCTTGGACTAGGGAGCGGAGCAAAAGCAACCCCACTCAGCAGTTCTTCGGCTGGAATTGCAACATGTGAGGTGTCCGACGGATTGGTCATCAAGGCGGTGACCAGAGCCGGAGTTGCGCATCGGTCGGCTCGAAGAACGGCCCGGCGTGTTAACCGCCGCCACGGCTACTAGCTGCGGGCTCAATCTCGCGCGCGAGAAGGCGGTTCATTCGTATAATCCCATATTCTGGTGCGCGTTATGGGGCATCCGTACAGTGTTCCGAAGGTTTCGCGCGGATCGCGAGCGGGCCGCCGCCTCGACTGTGCTAGTCTTCCGTCGCTCGCTCCGGGAGCGCACGCCCGGAGTCGAGCAGCGGGCCGGGTCCTCGGCCGCTACGAGGACCCGGCCCGCACTCGCCTCCAGTCGCGTTGAGCGTGGGTGACAGACGTATCGGCTCATCCAGGGGCACGCTTCGGGTG
This window harbors:
- a CDS encoding universal stress protein, with protein sequence MYQHILVPTDGTSISASAVKNAVSLAKTVGAKVTVLTVVARFPALPLGASNPYVDEFTRHAHADADRRLTEAEQEAKRVGVSCEVVKVEDRQPYEAIIETAEARGCDLIAMASHGRRGFSALVIGSETMKVLTHSKLPVLIYR